In Campylobacter vulpis, a genomic segment contains:
- a CDS encoding tyrosine-type recombinase/integrase codes for MKYPLDCEENFEKSFLFWLAKFVKYKLSSLSNKELKNPAILAEVNYALTQTPNHIEALDALVKKARNAGLTGVSTYFNPLKKLFDFLALYKLHSLKQIDEALIVEILASITGALSDASKKNYRIAVMNFFDFLNKQNEEDSKAHIFDISLKNWAGISGARGVKLPEFMNEDELKKFLEAIDNADFKANTIRNKLIIKIIIFTGIRVSEALHIKLKDISEEDGLYHIRIHAKGNKYRLVMIKKELISTLLDNVKINYLSQDALLFVNKKGTPLTQAYVSRIVEQILFRAGIRKQKNGAHMLRHTFATLLYKKQKDLVLVQEALGHASLNTSRIYTHFDSEKLKLAAKVAEELSKK; via the coding sequence ATGAAATATCCCCTAGATTGTGAAGAAAATTTTGAAAAATCTTTTTTATTTTGGCTTGCTAAATTTGTAAAATATAAACTAAGTTCTCTTTCTAATAAAGAGCTTAAAAATCCAGCTATTTTAGCGGAGGTTAATTACGCCTTGACACAAACTCCAAATCACATCGAAGCCCTTGATGCCCTTGTAAAAAAGGCTAGAAATGCTGGACTTACAGGTGTTAGCACCTATTTTAATCCTCTTAAAAAACTTTTTGATTTTCTCGCTCTTTATAAACTTCACTCTTTAAAACAAATCGATGAAGCTTTGATTGTGGAGATTTTAGCTAGCATTACAGGTGCGCTTTCTGATGCGAGTAAGAAAAACTACCGCATTGCCGTGATGAATTTTTTTGATTTTTTAAATAAACAAAATGAAGAAGATTCTAAAGCCCATATTTTTGATATTAGTCTCAAAAATTGGGCGGGAATTTCTGGTGCTAGAGGTGTGAAGCTACCTGAATTTATGAATGAAGATGAGCTTAAAAAATTCCTTGAGGCTATTGATAATGCCGACTTTAAAGCCAACACTATACGCAACAAACTCATCATTAAAATCATCATTTTTACTGGCATAAGGGTGAGCGAGGCTTTACATATTAAACTTAAAGATATTAGCGAGGAAGATGGCTTATATCATATAAGAATTCACGCTAAAGGGAATAAATATCGCCTTGTAATGATAAAAAAAGAGTTGATTTCTACCTTGCTTGATAATGTTAAAATTAATTATCTTAGTCAAGACGCCCTACTCTTTGTTAATAAAAAAGGCACTCCCCTCACCCAAGCTTATGTGAGTCGTATCGTCGAGCAAATACTCTTTAGGGCGGGAATCCGTAAGCAAAAAAATGGTGCCCATATGCTCCGCCATACCTTTGCCACCCTACTCTACAAAAAACAAAAAGACCTTGTTTTAGTGCAAGAAGCTCTAGGACACGCTAGTTTAAACACTTCGCGTATTTACACGCATTTTGATAGCGAAAAATTAAAATTAGCCGCTAAAGTCGCTGAAGAATTGAGTAAAAAATAA
- a CDS encoding DHH family phosphoesterase gives MKIYHLSHTDLDGYACQYIVNFYFKNVKFYNSNYGKEINENFISILNDIEKDGENEALILISDLNLTLTQCEEFEKTCKEKGIKLLLLDHHQSGFECMQKYEWYLLDSSRCAAKIVYDFFSKICFKDENLERFVRVVNAVDIWLKDDEYFELGKVFLGLIANAKEINRVMFQRENVFYMFFLLERARKFIEKEDAHILLDNAVHFIKKDYFLMKKPDDTLANLLSYFIVEKLSLMKEEFVLYYDNHKGILTSNIGNTSIIGNDFLVQNPDFDFFIDVSSRKTLSFRANGKIDVSLMAKKLVGGGGHKNASGGLFVGFKESANYKFIKAQIVDLIKAKELKKESENV, from the coding sequence ATGAAAATTTATCATCTTTCCCACACGGATTTAGATGGATATGCGTGTCAATATATTGTCAATTTTTATTTTAAAAATGTGAAATTTTACAATTCTAATTATGGCAAAGAGATTAATGAAAATTTTATAAGCATTTTAAATGATATTGAAAAAGACGGAGAAAATGAGGCTTTGATTCTCATTAGCGACTTAAATTTAACCCTTACACAATGTGAGGAATTTGAAAAAACTTGCAAAGAAAAAGGCATTAAGCTTTTGCTTTTAGACCATCATCAAAGTGGTTTTGAGTGTATGCAAAAATATGAATGGTATCTTTTGGATAGTTCGCGTTGTGCTGCTAAGATTGTTTATGACTTTTTTTCTAAAATTTGCTTTAAAGATGAAAACTTAGAGCGTTTTGTAAGAGTTGTTAATGCGGTGGATATTTGGCTTAAAGATGATGAGTATTTTGAGCTTGGGAAAGTTTTTTTAGGGCTTATCGCTAATGCAAAAGAAATTAACCGAGTTATGTTTCAAAGAGAAAATGTATTTTATATGTTTTTTTTGCTTGAGAGAGCGAGAAAATTTATAGAAAAAGAAGATGCCCACATTTTGCTTGATAATGCTGTGCATTTCATCAAAAAAGATTATTTTTTGATGAAAAAGCCTGATGATACTTTGGCAAATTTACTTTCCTATTTCATAGTAGAAAAACTAAGCTTGATGAAGGAAGAATTTGTGCTTTATTATGATAATCACAAGGGAATTTTAACTTCAAATATAGGCAATACTTCCATAATAGGCAATGATTTTTTGGTTCAAAATCCCGATTTTGACTTTTTCATCGATGTGAGTTCGCGAAAAACCTTAAGTTTTAGAGCAAATGGCAAAATAGATGTAAGTTTGATGGCTAAAAAATTAGTCGGCGGAGGAGGGCATAAAAATGCTAGTGGAGGACTTTTTGTCGGCTTTAAAGAAAGTGCAAATTATAAATTTATCAAAGCACAGATTGTGGATTTGATTAAGGCAAAAGAACTGAAAAAGGAGAGCGAAAATGTCTAA
- the flhA gene encoding flagellar biosynthesis protein FlhA has protein sequence MAKKKTLDFVFPFLGPLIAPIVKAKSITIVVFIVCILAIIIVPLPGPVLDFFLALSIALSVLIILISIYIPKPTDLTTFPTLILIITLFRLALNIATTRMILSEGQNGADAVSEIIAAFGEFVVGGNYVIGVVVFSILVLINFMVVTKGSTRVSEVQARFTLDAMPGKQMAIDADLNAGLIDEQTARARRQEIIAEANFYGAMDGSSKFIKGDAVAGIIITIINLIGGFLIGSFQHDMSLNDAAATFTILTIGDGLVSQIPGLITSTATAIIITRASKDEENFAEGSLTQLLSEYRTLLIVGFVLFIFALVPGLPTLSLGFMALIFLGLGYLTKQVREGKIDIVNVKKTKPAAAGVGGGASHSGGASIAPVAKKSEEEILREEEAKINDILKVEILELELGYALIKLAETELTERIRAMRRNIAQSLGFLMPKIRIRDNLKLQSNKYNFKLKGVSLATFEIYPDKVLAVDAGFVTEEMEGIATKEPAFNSNAVWIDPSNKDEANLNGYVVVDPASVIVTHMTELIKKHASELLTRQEVQNMLDKVQQDYPVIVEGSNISVGLVQKVLKDLLKYRIPIKDMLTILETMSDVAEVSKSPDMIIEHVRSALARVITNMYMDEKGVVDFFILDSATSAFLCDLVQFRDGSYHVPLSVAQTAVLIDTLKAEYDAVSNGRIKPFLLCVESKLRKFLAELCHNFNINIVVISFAEITENTNLNTEGIIKVEF, from the coding sequence ATGGCTAAAAAGAAAACTTTAGATTTTGTTTTTCCCTTTTTAGGTCCTTTAATTGCACCTATTGTTAAAGCTAAAAGCATAACGATTGTTGTATTTATCGTTTGTATTTTAGCCATTATCATCGTTCCTTTACCCGGACCTGTTTTAGACTTTTTTTTAGCTTTAAGTATAGCTCTTTCTGTTTTAATTATACTTATTTCTATTTATATCCCAAAGCCTACAGACCTTACGACCTTTCCTACACTCATTCTCATTATCACGCTTTTTAGATTAGCCTTAAATATTGCCACGACAAGAATGATTTTAAGTGAGGGGCAAAATGGAGCTGATGCTGTCAGTGAGATTATTGCTGCTTTTGGAGAATTTGTTGTTGGAGGGAATTATGTCATTGGTGTGGTTGTTTTTTCTATTTTGGTTTTAATTAATTTTATGGTTGTAACTAAAGGTAGCACTAGAGTTTCGGAGGTGCAAGCGCGTTTTACTTTGGACGCTATGCCGGGTAAGCAAATGGCTATTGATGCGGATTTAAATGCAGGCTTAATAGACGAGCAAACTGCTAGAGCAAGACGACAAGAGATTATAGCCGAGGCGAATTTTTACGGAGCAATGGACGGCTCATCTAAATTTATTAAAGGCGATGCTGTTGCGGGGATTATCATTACAATCATTAATCTAATAGGCGGTTTTCTCATCGGCTCTTTTCAGCACGATATGAGCTTAAATGACGCTGCGGCAACATTTACCATACTTACCATAGGCGATGGGCTTGTTTCTCAAATCCCAGGACTTATCACCTCTACTGCCACTGCTATCATTATCACGCGAGCAAGTAAAGATGAAGAAAATTTTGCAGAAGGCTCACTCACTCAACTTTTAAGCGAGTATCGCACACTTTTGATTGTGGGTTTTGTTTTATTTATTTTTGCTTTAGTTCCGGGTCTTCCTACGCTTTCACTTGGTTTTATGGCTTTAATTTTTTTGGGTCTTGGTTATTTAACTAAGCAAGTAAGAGAAGGTAAAATCGACATTGTTAATGTTAAAAAAACTAAACCAGCTGCCGCAGGAGTAGGAGGAGGTGCTAGCCATAGTGGTGGAGCTTCAATCGCACCTGTGGCAAAGAAAAGCGAAGAGGAAATTTTAAGAGAAGAAGAAGCGAAAATCAATGATATTTTAAAAGTTGAAATTTTAGAGCTTGAGCTCGGCTATGCTCTAATTAAACTTGCCGAAACAGAGCTAACCGAGCGTATCCGTGCTATGCGTAGAAATATCGCTCAAAGTCTTGGTTTTTTAATGCCAAAAATTAGGATTAGAGATAATTTAAAATTGCAGTCTAATAAATATAATTTCAAACTCAAAGGCGTATCTTTAGCGACTTTTGAAATTTACCCCGATAAAGTTTTAGCGGTCGATGCAGGTTTTGTAACCGAAGAAATGGAAGGCATAGCGACAAAAGAGCCTGCTTTTAATTCTAATGCTGTTTGGATAGACCCCAGCAATAAAGATGAGGCGAATTTAAATGGCTATGTTGTGGTTGATCCTGCTAGTGTGATTGTAACGCATATGACGGAGCTTATTAAAAAACACGCTAGTGAGCTTTTAACGCGTCAAGAAGTGCAAAATATGCTTGATAAGGTGCAGCAAGACTACCCTGTAATAGTCGAAGGGTCTAATATCTCTGTGGGCTTAGTGCAAAAGGTGCTTAAAGACTTGCTAAAATACCGCATACCTATCAAAGATATGCTAACTATACTTGAAACGATGAGTGATGTGGCTGAAGTAAGTAAGAGTCCTGATATGATTATAGAGCATGTTCGCTCTGCTCTTGCGAGAGTGATTACAAATATGTATATGGACGAAAAGGGGGTTGTAGATTTCTTCATCTTAGATTCTGCGACTTCGGCATTTTTGTGTGATTTGGTGCAGTTTAGAGATGGGAGCTATCATGTGCCTTTAAGTGTAGCACAAACAGCGGTTTTAATCGATACTCTAAAAGCAGAATATGACGCCGTTTCAAATGGTCGCATCAAGCCTTTTTTGCTCTGTGTGGAATCTAAGCTTCGCAAATTTTTAGCCGAGCTTTGTCATAATTTTAATATTAATATCGTTGTGATTAGCTTTGCTGAAATCACAGAAAACACAAATTTAAACACAGAAGGCATTATTAAGGTCGAATTTTAA
- a CDS encoding Rrf2 family transcriptional regulator: MLLTKASEYALLSLIYISSKSTPCDVDTMATELEIPKSFLAKILQNLARDGLLHSYKGAKGGFSLVREPKAYTLKEILASAEKKEVSVFECSGGVCPNQKENCHLLSVLMNLQQKIDNFLDSITLEDIIKNNG; encoded by the coding sequence GTGCTTTTAACTAAGGCTAGTGAGTATGCTTTACTTTCTTTGATTTATATCTCTTCTAAATCTACCCCGTGCGATGTTGATACTATGGCGACTGAGCTTGAAATACCTAAAAGTTTTTTAGCGAAAATTTTGCAAAATTTAGCAAGAGATGGTTTGCTTCACTCTTATAAGGGTGCAAAGGGTGGTTTTAGCCTTGTTAGAGAGCCAAAAGCCTACACGCTTAAAGAAATTTTAGCAAGTGCTGAAAAAAAAGAAGTTAGCGTTTTTGAGTGTAGTGGTGGAGTTTGCCCCAATCAAAAGGAAAATTGCCATCTTTTGTCTGTTCTTATGAATTTACAGCAAAAAATTGATAATTTCTTAGATTCCATTACTTTAGAGGATATTATTAAAAATAATGGCTAA
- the rpsO gene encoding 30S ribosomal protein S15, which yields MALDSAKKAEIVAKFAKKAGDTGSTEVQVALLTARITELTEHLKIYKKDFSSRLGLLKLVGQRKRLLNYLKRKDYQSYIKIITELKLRDK from the coding sequence ATGGCTTTGGATTCGGCTAAAAAAGCAGAAATTGTTGCGAAATTCGCCAAAAAGGCAGGAGATACAGGCTCAACTGAAGTGCAAGTAGCACTTTTAACAGCTAGGATTACCGAGCTTACAGAACATCTTAAAATTTATAAAAAAGATTTTTCTTCACGCTTAGGACTCTTAAAGCTTGTTGGTCAAAGAAAAAGATTGTTAAATTATCTTAAAAGAAAAGATTATCAATCTTACATTAAGATTATTACAGAATTAAAACTTAGAGATAAGTAA
- the cmoB gene encoding tRNA 5-methoxyuridine(34)/uridine 5-oxyacetic acid(34) synthase CmoB has product MDIKTLEAKITSLEKLFCEFKLTQSVEITTDKSQKNLIKELAIALKPWRKGPFKIDDLFIDTEWQSFIKFDILKPFMRDIKDKIVADVGCNNGYYMFKMLEFSPKQIIGFDPSLKYHLQFKLINALAKTNIKFELLGVEDLPNYAVKFDVIFCLGVIYHRSDPIKMLKDLKKSLTQNGVIFLDTMYIQSEEEIALVPQNTYSKIPNIYFVPSIKALRNWCLRAGFNKFEVLATKKTDKEEQRKTAWIDSYSLENFLNPNDENLTCEGYEAPKRVYVRLGL; this is encoded by the coding sequence ATGGATATAAAAACACTTGAGGCAAAAATTACTTCTTTAGAAAAATTATTTTGTGAATTTAAACTAACTCAAAGCGTAGAGATTACCACCGATAAAAGTCAAAAAAATCTAATAAAAGAACTTGCCATAGCCCTTAAACCTTGGCGTAAGGGTCCTTTTAAAATAGATGATCTTTTCATCGATACAGAATGGCAAAGTTTTATCAAATTTGACATTTTAAAACCCTTTATGCGTGATATTAAGGATAAAATAGTCGCTGATGTGGGTTGCAATAATGGCTATTATATGTTTAAAATGCTTGAATTTTCCCCTAAGCAAATCATAGGCTTTGATCCTTCCTTAAAATATCATCTACAATTTAAGCTCATCAATGCCCTAGCAAAAACCAACATTAAATTTGAGCTTTTGGGCGTGGAGGATTTGCCAAATTATGCTGTGAAATTTGATGTAATTTTTTGCCTTGGCGTGATTTATCACAGAAGCGACCCCATCAAAATGCTTAAGGATTTAAAAAAAAGTCTTACTCAAAATGGCGTAATTTTTTTAGATACAATGTATATTCAAAGCGAGGAAGAAATCGCACTTGTGCCACAAAATACCTATTCTAAAATTCCAAATATTTATTTTGTTCCCTCCATCAAAGCTTTAAGAAACTGGTGTTTAAGGGCTGGTTTTAACAAGTTTGAGGTTTTAGCGACTAAAAAAACAGATAAAGAGGAGCAGAGAAAAACGGCTTGGATAGATTCTTATTCTTTAGAAAATTTTCTTAACCCAAATGATGAAAATTTAACTTGCGAGGGATACGAAGCACCTAAAAGGGTGTATGTGAGACTCGGTTTGTAA
- a CDS encoding SIR2 family protein: MNSNDIFFFGAGFSKSLIGSYPTLAELSNSLKKEKDFINENEEIYEDNLEQLLTYLITPLPFKTKEDILRDEASYIEKIDKINNYFMELRGNTTIDRNNNDIVILSQYINENRCTCITLNYDLLLEEMLFLTKKYESYDVFYKIPIKQINERKKTKSIGFNFYQSSSNNEINKSPEIIKLHGSISWYCDQVYQNSQIYSYSAYKESVYYNIERYSDELFIDLKPLIIPPILDKTNILLQSLWRKAFRAIQNAKNIYIYGFSFPMTDLSVVYLFQSALRLNKNDYKIYIVNTESNIENKKKRYNEIFSEGKCDFSFCCGDNLEKLAKHLDKKLPKNI; encoded by the coding sequence ATGAATAGTAATGATATTTTCTTTTTTGGTGCGGGTTTTTCAAAATCTTTAATTGGTTCTTATCCAACTCTTGCTGAGTTATCAAATTCTTTAAAGAAAGAAAAGGATTTTATAAATGAAAATGAAGAAATCTACGAAGATAACTTGGAGCAGCTTTTAACTTATCTTATAACACCTTTACCTTTTAAAACAAAAGAGGATATTTTAAGAGATGAAGCTTCTTATATTGAAAAAATAGATAAGATAAATAATTATTTTATGGAATTACGAGGAAATACAACAATTGATCGGAACAATAATGATATTGTAATATTATCACAATATATTAATGAGAATAGATGCACCTGTATAACATTAAATTATGATTTATTACTTGAAGAAATGTTATTTTTAACAAAAAAATATGAATCATACGATGTTTTTTATAAAATACCAATAAAACAAATTAATGAACGAAAAAAGACAAAAAGCATAGGTTTTAATTTTTACCAAAGTAGTTCCAATAATGAAATAAATAAGTCTCCTGAGATAATAAAACTTCATGGTTCCATTAGTTGGTATTGTGATCAAGTATATCAAAATAGTCAAATATATTCTTATTCTGCATACAAAGAAAGTGTATATTATAACATAGAACGATATAGCGATGAATTATTTATCGATTTAAAACCACTCATTATTCCACCTATACTCGATAAAACAAATATTCTATTGCAATCTTTATGGAGAAAAGCTTTTAGGGCTATACAGAATGCTAAAAATATCTATATTTATGGATTTTCATTTCCTATGACCGATTTGTCTGTTGTCTATCTTTTTCAAAGTGCTTTGCGTTTGAATAAAAATGATTATAAAATATATATTGTTAATACTGAAAGCAATATTGAAAACAAAAAGAAAAGATATAATGAAATTTTTAGCGAAGGCAAGTGTGATTTTAGTTTTTGTTGTGGTGATAATTTAGAAAAACTAGCCAAACATTTAGATAAAAAATTACCTAAAAATATTTAA